The Xiphophorus hellerii strain 12219 chromosome 5, Xiphophorus_hellerii-4.1, whole genome shotgun sequence genome window below encodes:
- the cabp2a gene encoding calcium-binding protein 2a isoform X1, with protein sequence MGNVNKTSNKDSTRKKGASSVQQSDTALATAMLGSLGGAGEVDTEEEEEEEEGGSKREFDDPLCTLVKNCNMLHNIVGPACIFLRQGFAQSQLDRDLRPEEMEELREAFREFDKDKDGFISYKDLGECMRTMGYMPTEMELIELSQQICGGRVDFEDFVELMGPKMLAETADMIGVKELRDAFREFDSDGDGQISLGELKEAMKKLMGEQLNHREIDEILRDVDLNGDGQVDFEEFVRMMSR encoded by the exons ATGGGAAACGTCAACAAGACTTCTAACAAGGACAGTACCAGGAAAAAG GGGGCTTCGTCCGTACAGCAAAGCGACACAGCGTTAGCCACGGCCATGCTAGGTTCCCTGGGTGGTGCGGGGGAGGtggacacagaggaggaggaggaggaggaggaaggagggagcAAGCGGGAATTTGATGACCCCCTGTGCACTCTGGTTAAGAACTGCAACATGCTGCACAACATAGTGGGGCCTGCTTGTATCTTCCTCAGACAGGGCTTCGCTCAAAGCCAACTT GACAGAGACCTACGACCAGAGGAAATGGAAG AACTGCGTGAAGCCTTCAGAGAGTttgacaaagacaaagatggCTTCATCAGCTATAAGGACCTGGGAGAGTGCATGAGGACTATGGGATACATGCCGACTGAAATGGAACTTATTGAGCTAAGCCAGCAGATCT GCGGTGGCAGAGTGGACTTTGAGGACTTTGTGGAACTGATGGGCCCCAAAATGCTTGCTGAGACTGCAGACATGATTGGAGTAAAAGAGTTGAGGGATGCCTTCAGAGAG tttGACTCGGACGGTGATGGTCAGATTAGCCTTGGAGAATTAAAGGAAGCTATGAAGAAACTGATGGGAGAACAGCTGAACCACCGTGAGATTGATGAGATCCTGCGAGACGTAGACCTCAATGGAGACGGACAGGTGGACTTTGAAG AATTCGTGCGAATGATGTCTCGCTGA